A stretch of Fusobacterium periodonticum ATCC 33693 DNA encodes these proteins:
- the yqeH gene encoding ribosome biogenesis GTPase YqeH: protein MTKKCVGCGIELQNTDKDLQGYTPKSIDNKEDMYCQRCFQLKHYGKYSTNKMTREDYKKEVGKLLDDVKLVIAVFDIIDFEGSFDVEILDILREKDSIVVVNKLDLIPDEKHPSEVANWVKDRLAEESIAPLDIAIVSTKNGYGVNGIFKKIKHFYPDGVNAMVIGVTNVGKSSVINRLLGKRIATVSKYPGTTIKNTLNMIPFTNIGLYDTPGLIPKGRASDLLCDSCAQKIIPAGEISRKTFKAKYDRVIMIDNLVKIRILNDEEVKPIFAIYAAKDVKFHETTIERAKELEEGNFFEIPCECCRDEYNKHKKISKTLTIKTGEELVFKGLAWVSVKRGPLKIEVTLAEEIEISIRKAFIKPRR from the coding sequence ATGACGAAAAAATGTGTAGGTTGTGGAATAGAATTACAAAATACTGATAAAGATTTGCAAGGATATACACCTAAATCTATTGACAATAAAGAAGATATGTATTGCCAAAGATGTTTTCAGTTAAAGCACTATGGTAAATATTCAACAAATAAAATGACAAGAGAAGACTATAAAAAAGAAGTTGGAAAACTTTTAGATGATGTTAAGTTAGTAATAGCAGTTTTTGATATTATTGACTTTGAAGGTTCATTTGATGTTGAAATTTTAGATATCTTAAGAGAAAAAGATTCTATTGTTGTTGTTAATAAACTTGATTTGATACCTGATGAAAAACATCCATCAGAAGTTGCAAATTGGGTTAAAGATAGACTTGCAGAAGAAAGTATTGCTCCTTTAGACATAGCTATAGTTAGTACAAAAAATGGTTATGGAGTAAATGGAATATTTAAGAAGATAAAACATTTTTATCCTGATGGAGTTAATGCCATGGTTATAGGGGTTACTAATGTTGGTAAATCTAGTGTTATCAACAGACTTTTAGGAAAGAGAATAGCTACTGTATCTAAATATCCAGGTACTACAATAAAGAATACTTTAAATATGATACCATTCACAAATATAGGTTTGTATGATACTCCAGGTTTAATTCCTAAAGGTAGAGCATCAGACTTACTATGTGATAGCTGTGCACAAAAGATTATTCCAGCTGGTGAAATCTCAAGAAAGACATTTAAGGCTAAGTATGATAGAGTAATAATGATAGATAATTTAGTAAAAATTAGAATTTTAAATGATGAAGAAGTAAAGCCTATATTTGCTATTTATGCAGCAAAAGATGTTAAATTCCATGAAACAACTATAGAAAGAGCTAAGGAACTTGAAGAAGGAAATTTCTTTGAAATACCTTGTGAATGTTGTAGAGATGAGTATAATAAGCATAAAAAAATTAGTAAAACTTTAACAATTAAGACAGGAGAGGAGCTAGTATTTAAAGGTTTAGCTTGGGTCTCAGTAAAAAGAGGACCTTTAAAGATTGAAGTTACTTTAGCAGAAGAAATAGAAATTTCTATTAGAAAAGCCTTTATAAAACCTAGAAGATAG
- a CDS encoding tyrosine-type recombinase/integrase — MIEKSIKNFIYYLEFEENKKHNTVISIRKDLNQFLIYLNEHGIIDFNKLDELLIKEYFTKLKTEEISVSTFNRRLSSVKKFYKYLVDKGLKEKGSEILIESEKNDEKQIEYLTPEEINLVRATMQGENFNILRDRLMFELLYSSGMTVAELLSLGEVNFNLEKREIYILKNKLSKTMYFSETCKEFYIKFLNSKKEKFKEDYNPNIIFTNNSNERLTDRSVRRLINKYGEMANLNKEISPYTLRHSFCIYMLRNGMPKEYLARLLDLKVVRLLDVYEGLC, encoded by the coding sequence ATGATTGAAAAATCTATAAAGAATTTTATTTATTATTTAGAATTTGAAGAAAATAAAAAACATAATACAGTTATATCCATAAGAAAAGATTTGAATCAATTTCTAATTTATTTAAATGAACATGGTATAATTGATTTTAATAAGTTAGATGAGCTTTTAATAAAAGAATATTTTACTAAATTGAAAACAGAAGAAATATCAGTATCTACTTTTAATAGAAGGCTATCTTCCGTTAAAAAATTCTATAAGTATCTTGTTGATAAGGGACTAAAGGAAAAAGGCTCTGAGATATTGATAGAAAGTGAAAAAAATGATGAAAAACAGATAGAATATTTGACTCCTGAAGAAATTAATCTTGTAAGAGCTACAATGCAAGGAGAAAATTTCAATATCCTAAGAGATAGACTTATGTTTGAACTTCTTTATTCAAGTGGTATGACTGTTGCAGAATTACTTTCATTAGGTGAAGTAAATTTCAATTTAGAAAAAAGAGAAATCTATATTTTAAAAAATAAGCTTTCAAAAACTATGTATTTTAGTGAAACTTGTAAGGAGTTTTATATAAAGTTTTTAAACAGTAAAAAAGAAAAATTTAAAGAAGATTATAATCCTAATATTATTTTCACTAATAATTCTAATGAGAGATTAACAGATCGTTCTGTTAGAAGGCTTATTAATAAATATGGCGAAATGGCTAATTTAAACAAGGAGATTAGTCCATATACTTTAAGACATTCTTTTTGTATCTATATGCTAAGAAATGGAATGCCAAAAGAATATCTTGCAAGGCTTTTAGATTTAAAAGTTGTAAGGCTCTTAGATGTGTACGAAGGGCTTTGTTAG
- a CDS encoding DUF6612 family protein has product MKKSLKKILFTVLTVFAIFFVVACGNKEDAKINKEEVIKNFSEANNNIKSADLVTTVNMTPKKGGESINVTVTASLIVDPLTLKMTMETKGQNVKINSFIKDDIMYIQNPVDNSWVKQSLPEEVSKQFKHITNNNIDNYELFKDNLDKIDIKEKDGNYLISIVKDTDFLKEAMKKQNSNMGILGQGENFEVNNITMEYVVDKETYLTKSSIVSFETELQGQDIKLSTSSEFSNINNIKEITIPEEVFNAVAIPGN; this is encoded by the coding sequence TTTTAACTGTATTTGCTATATTTTTTGTTGTTGCTTGTGGTAATAAAGAAGATGCCAAAATTAATAAGGAAGAAGTTATTAAAAATTTTTCAGAAGCTAATAATAATATAAAAAGTGCTGATTTAGTAACAACTGTTAATATGACTCCAAAAAAAGGTGGAGAATCTATAAATGTTACAGTGACTGCTTCTCTAATTGTAGATCCTCTTACTTTAAAAATGACTATGGAAACTAAAGGACAAAATGTAAAAATAAATTCTTTTATAAAAGATGATATTATGTATATTCAAAATCCAGTGGATAATAGTTGGGTAAAACAAAGTCTTCCAGAAGAAGTTTCTAAACAATTCAAACATATCACAAATAATAATATTGATAACTATGAACTATTTAAGGATAACTTAGATAAGATCGATATTAAAGAAAAAGATGGTAATTATCTTATCTCTATTGTTAAAGATACTGATTTCCTTAAAGAAGCTATGAAGAAACAAAATTCAAATATGGGTATCTTAGGACAAGGAGAAAACTTTGAAGTTAATAATATTACTATGGAATATGTAGTAGATAAAGAAACTTACTTAACAAAATCTTCTATTGTATCTTTTGAAACTGAACTTCAAGGACAAGATATAAAATTATCAACAAGTTCTGAATTTTCTAATATTAATAATATAAAAGAAATTACTATTCCTGAAGAAGTTTTTAATGCAGTTGCTATACCAGGAAATTAA
- the ftsY gene encoding signal recognition particle-docking protein FtsY, producing the protein MGIFDKLFKRNKNVETEEVEKVEEKKEEVKKEIIEEIKQEITEEVKIENSEKIENEVVEEVAKVEEPVKVNISQRLTKSKEGFFSKLKNIFTSKSKIDDSIYEELEDLLIQSDVGLGMTTNLINELEKKVKANKISETSEVYEILKDLMSDFLLSQDSKVHLKDNKINVILIVGVNGVGKTTTIGKLALKYKKIGKKVLLGAGDTFRAAAVEQLEEWARRADVDIVKGREGADPASVVYDTLSKAEATKADVVIIDTAGRLHNKANLMRELEKINNIIKKKIGEQEYESLLVIDGTTGQNGLNQAKEFNSVTDLTGFIVTKLDGTAKGGIVFSVSEELKKPIKFIGLGEKIEDLIEFNAKDFVEAIFN; encoded by the coding sequence ATGGGGATATTTGATAAACTTTTTAAAAGAAACAAAAATGTTGAAACAGAAGAAGTAGAAAAAGTTGAAGAGAAAAAAGAAGAAGTAAAAAAAGAGATAATAGAGGAAATAAAACAAGAAATAACAGAAGAAGTAAAAATAGAAAATTCAGAAAAAATAGAAAATGAAGTTGTAGAAGAAGTTGCTAAGGTAGAAGAACCTGTAAAAGTAAATATTTCTCAAAGATTGACTAAGAGTAAAGAAGGTTTCTTTTCAAAATTAAAAAACATATTTACTTCAAAAAGTAAAATTGATGACTCTATCTATGAGGAACTTGAAGATTTATTGATACAATCAGATGTTGGATTAGGTATGACAACAAATTTAATAAATGAGCTTGAAAAGAAAGTTAAAGCTAATAAAATTTCTGAAACATCAGAAGTTTATGAAATCTTAAAAGATTTAATGTCAGATTTCTTATTATCTCAAGATAGTAAAGTTCATTTAAAAGACAACAAAATAAACGTAATTTTAATAGTTGGAGTAAATGGAGTAGGAAAAACTACAACTATTGGAAAACTTGCATTAAAATATAAGAAAATTGGAAAAAAAGTTCTTTTAGGAGCTGGAGATACATTTAGAGCAGCAGCAGTAGAACAACTTGAAGAATGGGCAAGAAGAGCAGATGTTGATATAGTTAAAGGTAGAGAAGGAGCAGATCCAGCCTCTGTTGTATATGATACTTTAAGTAAAGCAGAAGCAACAAAAGCGGATGTTGTTATAATAGATACTGCTGGAAGATTACACAATAAAGCTAATCTTATGAGAGAGCTTGAAAAAATAAACAATATCATTAAAAAGAAGATTGGTGAACAAGAATATGAATCTTTATTAGTTATTGATGGAACTACTGGGCAAAATGGGTTAAATCAAGCAAAAGAATTTAACTCAGTTACTGATTTGACAGGTTTCATAGTTACTAAACTTGATGGAACAGCTAAAGGTGGAATAGTATTTTCTGTTTCTGAAGAATTAAAAAAACCTATTAAATTTATAGGTCTTGGTGAAAAAATTGAGGATTTAATTGAATTTAATGCTAAAGACTTTGTTGAGGCTATATTTAATTAA